CGCAGGAGGGCTTGCACCACTCCTGCCGCCCGTGGCTCCGGACGAAATACCGTACGCAGCGCGGCGCGTGGCACGCCCGCAGCCGCTCGCGCTCCGGGCCGCTCAGGAAGTCGACGGCGTCCCGTGCCAGCGCCGCGACCAGCCGTACGCCCGGATCGTCCTCGGCCGACAACAGGCGGGCCGCCGGGGGCCCTTCGTCCGGCCAGTGCAGCTGGGGGGCCACGGGCTCCCGGGCGGCGGCCGCGTTGAGGAGGGCCAGGGCCTCGTCGGCGGGCATCAGGCGGTGGGCGTCGGCCCGACTGGGCGGGGCCGGGCTGACCACCCGGGCGAA
The nucleotide sequence above comes from Streptomyces sp. NBC_01116. Encoded proteins:
- a CDS encoding ABATE domain-containing protein — protein: MELVSTIRHDGDGGALDDLETVRGAIRWLQRQPGLPAAATGDPVADEELRAAVVGVRRAVRALFARVVSPAPPSRADAHRLMPADEALALLNAAAAREPVAPQLHWPDEGPPAARLLSAEDDPGVRLVAALARDAVDFLSGPERERLRACHAPRCVRYFVRSHGRQEWCKPSCGNRARVARHYERTRAADPS